One window of the Nicotiana tabacum cultivar K326 chromosome 4, ASM71507v2, whole genome shotgun sequence genome contains the following:
- the LOC107797187 gene encoding uncharacterized protein LOC107797187 yields MAKFNEVQKKRRAVIAESKRAKHGDPNTRKLKQKAQPLSISGKRKRKLFKKWRRDQKEAIEKGVITMQDVEMAVADAADGKTQDANKTPVKFPMKRSSKLKLKQLKKKGKGKMKSDKQATEASVDAMVE; encoded by the exons ATGGCGAAATTTAACGAGGTGCAGAAGAAGAGGAGAGCAGTAATCGCAGAGAGTAAGAGAGCAAAACATGGGGACCCAAATACCCGTAAGCTTAAGCAGAAGGCCCAACCTCTTTCTATCTCCGGCAAGCGTAAACGCAAGCTGTTCAAGAAATGGCGCAGG GATCAAAAGGAGGCTATTGAAAAGGGGGTGATTACAATGCAGGATGTGGAGATGGCAGTAGCTGATGCTGCTGATG GGAAAACTCAAGATGCCAATAAAACTCCTGTTAAATTTCCCATGAAGAGGAGCTCAAAACTTAAATTGAagcaattgaagaagaaag GAAAGGGAAAAATGAAATCTGATAAGCAAGCTACAGAAGCTTCGGTAGATGCAATGGTGGAGTAA